The following DNA comes from Fusarium fujikuroi IMI 58289 draft genome, chromosome FFUJ_chr03.
GCAGCGAGGATAGACGTGACCACGCAAGGCTCCGAGACTCGGCAGCAATTCTCAGTAACTTCTAATTGCTTTTCCGCCTTGAAACGCCTTCGGTATAAAGATAGGACCAGAGTTCTTTGGATTGACGCCCTGGCTATTGATCAATCTAATGTTGATGAGAGAAATCACCAAGTCAGCCTCATGTCAAGGATATACTCTCAAGCTGCAGGTGTGATCGTTTATCTAGGCGAATTTGCGAATGATAGCGACTTGGCCATCGAATTCATAATGGAGTGCTATGATCCATTCCCCGATAATACCTCGTTGAGTTTCCCAAGGTCCGATACCTTGATGGACGCACTCCGAAATTTCTTCCTTCGGCCTTGGTTCACCAGGGTTTGGGTTATCCAAGAAGTCTTCCTATCATCCGAAAAGACCATTTACTgtggagaaaaagaaatcccATGGTTTGCATTGGAGAACTTCAAGCATTATCTCGTCAACACGAGATTGCAGTTCCAACTGCCATACGTGGTTTCCAAAACCATCAAATCTCTTACAGTAGAGAACGCCGAAATATTCATATTCTATGCTCTTCTTGATTCACGACACTGCGAGGCAACTGACCCACGCGACAAGATCTACAGCCTACTCCCGATCCTCCAGTCTTACAACAAGTCACTTGACCTGACACCACGGTACCAAGATACCCCAGCCAGAATCTACACGGACTGCGCTCTGTCTATACTACCAGCTTGCGGTTGGAGCCTCTTGTACGCTGTACAAGGGAACTTGAGGACAGAGAATCTGCCCTCTTGGGTGCCGGATTGGAACGTTCCGCCTCAGAGACATATCATCGGTACAGATGCGTTTCTGGGAATAGGCGATTTTTGGGTAGATGTGTTGCTCCCGGCCGTTCCTTTCAGACCACAAATCGTGATGCGCAGCGCGGGCGAAGGAGAAATACCTGCTTTgcatggatatggatatcCATGTGGAAAGATTGCGAAACTGGGGTCAACTTACATCGCGGGCCAAACACCATTTCCAGTCGAGGAGTGGTATAGTCTCGTCGCCAAGGTCGATCTTTCAACACGCCCTGCAACCAATTCACCAGACGTCAAGTTTCCTCATAGCACAGAATTCTTC
Coding sequences within:
- a CDS encoding related to heterokaryon incompatibility protein het-6, which produces MSKALETQLAEPYPGPPLPSASHIRLVHLLPETDAAVCCELVTVSIDAAPEYEALSYTWGDASSAARIDVTTQGSETRQQFSVTSNCFSALKRLRYKDRTRVLWIDALAIDQSNVDERNHQVSLMSRIYSQAAGVIVYLGEFANDSDLAIEFIMECYDPFPDNTSLSFPRSDTLMDALRNFFLRPWFTRVWVIQEVFLSSEKTIYCGEKEIPWFALENFKHYLVNTRLQFQLPYVVSKTIKSLTVENAEIFIFYALLDSRHCEATDPRDKIYSLLPILQSYNKSLDLTPRYQDTPARIYTDCALSILPACGWSLLYAVQGNLRTENLPSWVPDWNVPPQRHIIGTDAFLGIGDFWVDVLLPAVPFRPQIVMRSAGEGEIPALHGYGYPCGKIAKLGSTYIAGQTPFPVEEWYSLVAKVDLSTRPATNSPDVKFPHSTEFFFRFLILARYLYGSAMKEGEEEEEDDGVPKPDFIIGGSREAYEEYKFGSKWEERIRKLALERKDGVLPFRDIPFRYAAKGWPSSYGNTIRGNLEACHLRRCFVTDTGYFGLAPAEAEIGDQLFICVGASVPFVLRHVGTSGGNEFHLVGESYLQVGGWYGMITNESQPQPLYII